Sequence from the bacterium genome:
TTGCCGATGCAAAAGCACAAATGGATGAACTTAGATCTAAAGCTATTCTTATGTGGGAGAAAGTCAGCCCAGGAATGAATGCGTATCCGGCAGATGATCTAATTCCAGATATGCCACCAAAAACGACTATTCTTGTTCAATTTCAAATTGTCGATCCTAATGATAAAACCATAAGCGGTGATCATTCTCTTATTATAGACAACGATACTGAGATTGCTGAAAAAACGGATGGAAGCACCTATCGCGCAACTCTTAGCAGAGCGACACATAAGATAGAAGTTAACTTTAGAGGCTATTATAAGTTTTCCGAGGAGCTTTCAATTACAGAAGAACAAACGGTTCCTTTAGTTCTAAAAAAGGCTGTTCGTTATGTCAGAAGAGGTTCTGATGTTGATAATACAAATCAACCGATGGCCATCACTGCCGACGATGAGCAGTTATTCGTTGCAAGCAACGATAAGAAAACCATATTTAGACGCAATGCAGGGGAAAACCTCATTGGTTCGATTAATTATGAAGATATCGGTGTTTCAGCAGTTACCGGTTTAGCCCTCGATGGTGATTATTTGTTAGTGGTCGATGGTCGTTCGGGGCAAGTTAAGCTCACCACGGTCGATGGCTCAGATGTTCAGCCTATTGCGGTTAAGGGCGAATCTTATGGTGGTTCACCGTTAGTGAAGCCATTAAGCGCGATTTCTGTGGATGGCAGATATTATGTTGTCGATGCTGGCAATAGCCGTATTGTTGTTTTCGAGGGGATTAATTTCAGGAGTAAATTCGGAGTTGATCAGCTAGAGCATCCAATGGGAATTGCCTATAGAGCAAGTGATAGCAGGCTTTTAGTCACTGATATTGTCCAAGGGAAGGTGTTTGTTTTTTCAAAGACAGGAGACATGATTGAGAGTTTCGCACTACCTAATCTAAAAAGCCCAAGTAGTATCTTCGTTGACCCTGATGGTTTTATCCTTATCTCGGACTATGTTAGCAATGCAATTTACAAATATACGAACAGATTCGAACCTCTCGGTGAAGTTACAGGTGAGATTGAGGCTCCGATTGCTATTGCGCAAATAGGGAGTGGTCCTGATGCAACACTTTTTGTTGCATGTCAAGATGTTGTCGCAGTATTAAAGGGCGCATGGGACAATGCCTATACGCCGTCTAAGTAAGACATTTATTAAAGTTGCTATCCTCTTTGGGGGGTTCTTATTTTGTAAGACCCCCCTTTTAGGTCAATATACTATCGACCTTACCGATGGGATATGCTCACAAAGGTTCCTTAATTCCGCCGAAAATGTAGCTAAGTCATACGCAAATGATCTTGGTGCCCCCGAATTTCTATCGCAAATGATAGATTCCTCTTTTATTTCAGAAGATTATATATCGACAATTACATACCTATATATAGCCCATTTTGCGGCTGGTGTGGATGAAACATATCTAGGAGATATTGCCTTCGTTATGGAGAGGGCTGGGTGTAACAGCCTTCCTGATTCATTATATAAGCTTCATATGGAAATAAACCCGCGCGACTATAAAGCTATCGGGAATTATGCTATTCTGTTAGCCAAAAACTGGAAATTTAAGGATGCGAGACACATTATTGAAAGCAATTTGGGTAAATTTCGTGGTGAGAAAAAAAATAATTTATTAAGAGATCTAGGTCTTGTTAGAGCCCTGGAATATAATCGAAACAAAAGTGAAAAAGCTTTATCAGCAGCTTTTGAGGCTTTTAGAAAAACTAGATATGGAACTCGAAAATCGCCTACAACTTTACAAAGAGGTGCTGTAGATTTTAAAGTTGCCCCTGTAGAAAGCTTCGAAAGCGGTAAATATAGATTCAACGCCTCACTCGAACATGCTGTAGGTTCAGATGGAATTATCCTTAATATTTGCGGAAGAATTGTTTTTGGAAGGGAAATGACTACGGACATTAAAGAGATCGATCAACTGGATGTTGCTGAGCTTTTAGGAGATATATATATTGCCCCGGGAGATTATTTACAAAGCGAAAGAGGTGCTTTAGAAGTTATAGGTGATCTTGGAGAATTCGCACCATTTTACGATGGTAGGATAGAACTCGAGATTGAAGTGGTGTTTCCTGATGGTTCCCGAAAGTATTTTAAAAATAACCCAGAACCCTTAACGCTCGATTCACCACATCTATCCCATATCACGAGCGAGTTATTCTATGGTAAAGGTGAATGGTCTTGCTCGTTAATGACAGAAATAGCCGATAGTGGAGCCGATTTGCCGGTATTATGGCGCGAATCAGCATATCTATCTACTGCATTAGAAGATTCAAGCAAATGGGTCGAGGCGATAAACTTCGTCGATTCACTTATGAATATAAAGTTGTATCCGAATCTCTGGGTTTATCGTGGCGCATTGGATTACCTTTTAGGCAATTATGTTGCCGCAAGACATCCGTTGTTACAGGCTTTAGAGAATGATCCTAATAATTATTGGGCTATGCATAATCTTGGACTTGTAGAATATGAGCTTGGCAATGAATCTCTAGCTGTCGAGCTTCTTATAAAAACCGCAGATATCAATCCTGAAATGAGTGCGAATTATATTGTAGCTGGAGCTATCTTAGAAGAAGATGGCAAATTAAGGGAAGCTTTAAAATACTACAAGAAGGGGCATTCCAAATCAGCTTTTCGCTCAGATGAAGTTCAAAGTTGGATCAAAAATCTGGAGCAACAGCCGGGGATAATGGAGCCGATTGAATAGAGATTTAGTCTTCAACCACTGCGGGAGATATATATTTTTTAGGATCTGTCGCTTTTCCTGATATCCTGACTTCGTAATGAAGATGCACACCTGTAGTGTTACCTGAATTCCCGCAAGTCCCGATGATATCACCCCGTTTAACGGACTGTCCCGGTCTGACTTTAATTTCACTTAAGTGTGCATATCGGGTTTCGTAATATGTATGATTTACCCTAACCATCTTGCCATAGCCGTGATACCAGCCTGTAAAACGAACTTTTCCATCTGCGGTAGCGCGCACCGGTGTCCCTTTTCTTGCACAAATATCAATGCCTTCATGTTGTTTCCAAATGCCAGTAAAGGGATCGAGCCTTTTCCCAAAGCCAGAACTGACGTAACCCTTCATAGGCCAAATAGAAGGAGTGCGGTCGAATAGCGACTTTCTTTTAGTGAAGTGTTCTTGTGTCTCAAGAATAGCCTTATTTTCGGTCTGAGCGGCCACTATAAGGGAATCGAGTTTTCTGTCTATTTCTTTAGCGCGAGCTAAGATAATCGGTTGATCGGGATCAAGGTAAGCGAGTTCTGGGCCACCTATGCCATAAGAAAAATTGGATTCATCGATGGGGGGGAGGTCGGCTACCTCGCGGACTTTCGAGTTAATTTCCCTCAGATTGCCGAAGAGAATTTCCAGAGAATCTGCTCTATGTTCCATTATCTTTATATTTTGCGCGAGTAACTTATTATTATTGGATTGCGCGCGAGATTGAACAAGCTCATTAAAATTAAACAGATTGAAGCCGAAAAATAGCACATTTACAAGTATGAGGGCTCCGACTGCGAAAAGAATCCATCGAAGTCGTGAGCCCTCAATTCTGATTTGCCTGATCTTCCCCGAATGTGGGGGGATTATTTGAAAACTATATTTTCCCATTTATTAATTGAAATATATTAATTAATTATAATCCGTCAAGGTTTAAGGTCTTATCTGTTCGAGTGCTTTTTCGTCGAGAGCTTTCACGGTTTCCACTAAAATAGCAATCAAGTTATCGACATCATCGCGATGAAGAATGCCATAGTGGCTATGAATATACCTTGTTGCGATACTGAGTGTCAAACTGGGGATACCCTGTCTTGTGGTAGCAAAACGGCCACCATCGGTACCGCCTTTACTCAAACTTCCCATCTGATAAGGAATCTTGTTTTTATCTGCTATGTCAAGAACG
This genomic interval carries:
- a CDS encoding tetratricopeptide repeat protein, translated to MPIRRLSKTFIKVAILFGGFLFCKTPLLGQYTIDLTDGICSQRFLNSAENVAKSYANDLGAPEFLSQMIDSSFISEDYISTITYLYIAHFAAGVDETYLGDIAFVMERAGCNSLPDSLYKLHMEINPRDYKAIGNYAILLAKNWKFKDARHIIESNLGKFRGEKKNNLLRDLGLVRALEYNRNKSEKALSAAFEAFRKTRYGTRKSPTTLQRGAVDFKVAPVESFESGKYRFNASLEHAVGSDGIILNICGRIVFGREMTTDIKEIDQLDVAELLGDIYIAPGDYLQSERGALEVIGDLGEFAPFYDGRIELEIEVVFPDGSRKYFKNNPEPLTLDSPHLSHITSELFYGKGEWSCSLMTEIADSGADLPVLWRESAYLSTALEDSSKWVEAINFVDSLMNIKLYPNLWVYRGALDYLLGNYVAARHPLLQALENDPNNYWAMHNLGLVEYELGNESLAVELLIKTADINPEMSANYIVAGAILEEDGKLREALKYYKKGHSKSAFRSDEVQSWIKNLEQQPGIMEPIE
- a CDS encoding M23 family metallopeptidase encodes the protein MEHRADSLEILFGNLREINSKVREVADLPPIDESNFSYGIGGPELAYLDPDQPIILARAKEIDRKLDSLIVAAQTENKAILETQEHFTKRKSLFDRTPSIWPMKGYVSSGFGKRLDPFTGIWKQHEGIDICARKGTPVRATADGKVRFTGWYHGYGKMVRVNHTYYETRYAHLSEIKVRPGQSVKRGDIIGTCGNSGNTTGVHLHYEVRISGKATDPKKYISPAVVED